The Methanofervidicoccus abyssi genome includes a region encoding these proteins:
- a CDS encoding RNase J family beta-CASP ribonuclease: MQLEVVAIGGYEEVGRNMTAVNVDGEIIIFDMGLKLDRVLIHEDTDISKMHSLNLIEMGVIPDDTVMKNIEGEVKAIVVSHGHLDHIGAITKLAHRYNAPIIGTPYTIELIKREILSEKKFDVRNPLVTLNAKESIDLTPNLTLEFINITHSIPDSVLPVLHTPYGAIVYGNDFKFDNFPVVGERPDYRAIKKLGKQGVLCMISESTRVDFEGKTPSEKVASDLLKNDLLGADNQSNAVIVTTFSSHIARIKSATEIAEKMGRIPLLIGRSMVKYCGIAEDIGIVKFPENTRMTGDPSAVDRIFRQIMKEGKENYLLIVTGHQGEDGAVLSRMVTDKTPFKFEKYDQVVFSADVIPNPMNAAQRYMLEARLKRLGVRIFKGAHVSGHASKEDHRDMIRWVNPEHIIPSHGDFNLTTAYAKLTEEEGYRLGEDVHLLRNGQSLKFERII, from the coding sequence TTGCAGTTGGAAGTAGTTGCTATTGGAGGATACGAGGAAGTTGGAAGAAATATGACAGCCGTTAACGTAGATGGTGAAATAATAATATTCGACATGGGCCTAAAGCTAGACAGGGTGTTGATACATGAAGATACAGATATATCTAAGATGCACAGTTTGAATTTAATTGAGATGGGTGTAATTCCAGATGATACCGTTATGAAGAATATTGAAGGAGAGGTTAAGGCTATAGTAGTCTCTCATGGACACCTGGATCACATAGGGGCAATAACGAAATTGGCCCATAGATACAACGCCCCAATTATAGGAACACCTTACACCATAGAACTTATTAAGAGAGAGATACTAAGTGAAAAAAAGTTCGATGTAAGAAATCCCTTAGTTACACTAAATGCAAAGGAATCTATAGATTTAACACCTAATCTAACCTTGGAGTTTATAAATATAACCCACAGTATCCCAGATTCAGTTCTTCCAGTTCTACATACACCTTACGGTGCTATAGTCTATGGAAACGACTTTAAATTTGACAACTTTCCTGTTGTAGGAGAGAGACCAGATTACAGAGCTATAAAAAAGTTAGGTAAACAGGGAGTACTATGTATGATATCAGAGAGTACAAGGGTTGATTTTGAGGGAAAGACACCTTCTGAAAAGGTGGCCTCAGATCTTTTAAAAAATGATCTGTTAGGTGCAGATAACCAGTCAAATGCGGTAATAGTTACAACCTTCTCTTCCCATATAGCCAGAATAAAGTCTGCAACAGAGATCGCAGAGAAGATGGGTAGGATTCCCCTACTTATAGGTAGATCGATGGTGAAATACTGTGGTATAGCAGAGGACATTGGCATCGTCAAGTTTCCAGAAAATACAAGAATGACGGGGGATCCTTCTGCTGTAGATAGAATATTCCGCCAGATAATGAAGGAAGGTAAGGAGAACTACTTACTTATAGTAACTGGACATCAGGGAGAAGATGGTGCTGTACTATCTCGGATGGTAACTGATAAGACACCTTTTAAATTTGAGAAGTATGACCAGGTTGTATTCTCTGCAGATGTAATTCCAAATCCTATGAACGCCGCCCAGAGGTATATGTTAGAGGCTCGTTTAAAGAGACTGGGAGTGAGAATATTCAAGGGAGCCCATGTATCTGGCCATGCCTCAAAGGAGGATCACAGGGACATGATAAGGTGGGTTAACCCTGAGCATATTATCCCTTCCCATGGTGATTTTAACCTTACAACTGCCTATGCTAAATTGACAGAGGAAGAGGGATATAGGCTAGGAGAAGATGTGCATCTACTTAGAAACGGCCAAAGTTTGAAGTTCGAGAGGATTATATAA
- the fni gene encoding type 2 isopentenyl-diphosphate Delta-isomerase, protein MDDRDIHLRKLEHLLICNHCDVEYRKSTLFNAIELIHRGVSNCNLKDIDITIDLFGKKLNAPLIVTAITGGHPKAKEINRNIAKAVEELNLGMGVGSQRAGILDSSVVDTYAVVRDYDIPLVIGNLGAVNFIVDRWDEETVESAVEMIDADAMAIHFNPLQEAIQPEGDTNFKDIHILKDVISKYKKMYRNIPFIAKQVGEGFSKEDAIILKEIGFDAIDVAGSGGTSWAMVEYYRIKEREFREFSGRFLEWGIPTAASLLLVKNVFPGIIIASGGIRSGVDMAKSIAIGAHCCGVALPVLKAALKDAREVVKVLERMIKELKTTLFLVGCENIEELRKTKYIIKSELREWLNIKD, encoded by the coding sequence ATGGATGATAGAGATATTCATTTACGGAAGTTGGAACATCTGTTGATCTGTAATCACTGTGATGTGGAGTATAGAAAAAGTACCCTCTTTAACGCTATAGAGTTAATACATAGGGGCGTATCCAACTGTAATTTAAAGGATATAGACATTACAATAGATTTATTTGGAAAAAAGTTAAATGCTCCTCTCATTGTAACTGCAATAACTGGGGGCCATCCCAAGGCCAAAGAGATAAACAGGAATATAGCAAAGGCTGTGGAAGAACTTAACTTGGGGATGGGCGTAGGTTCTCAAAGGGCAGGTATATTAGATAGTAGTGTGGTAGATACCTATGCAGTAGTAAGGGATTACGATATTCCCCTTGTTATAGGTAATTTAGGAGCTGTCAACTTTATAGTGGATCGCTGGGATGAAGAGACTGTAGAGAGTGCTGTTGAGATGATCGATGCAGATGCCATGGCTATACATTTCAACCCACTTCAGGAGGCTATTCAACCAGAGGGAGATACTAACTTTAAAGATATACATATACTCAAGGATGTTATATCCAAGTATAAGAAGATGTACAGGAATATACCATTTATAGCTAAGCAGGTAGGGGAGGGGTTCTCTAAGGAGGATGCAATAATCTTAAAGGAAATAGGTTTTGATGCAATAGATGTAGCTGGGAGTGGTGGCACTTCCTGGGCCATGGTAGAGTACTACAGGATAAAGGAAAGAGAGTTTAGGGAATTCTCGGGGAGATTCTTAGAGTGGGGCATACCTACTGCAGCTTCTCTACTCCTTGTTAAGAATGTTTTCCCAGGTATTATTATTGCAAGTGGTGGTATAAGATCTGGAGTAGATATGGCAAAATCTATCGCCATAGGTGCCCACTGTTGTGGAGTTGCACTACCTGTGTTGAAGGCTGCCCTCAAAGATGCCAGAGAAGTGGTAAAAGTCCTTGAGAGGATGATAAAGGAGCTGAAAACAACCCTATTTTTAGTAGGTTGTGAAAATATAGAGGAACTTAGAAAGACTAAATATATAATAAAGAGTGAGTTAAGAGAATGGTTGAATATAAAAGATTAA